The following are encoded in a window of Candidatus Bathyarchaeota archaeon genomic DNA:
- a CDS encoding molybdenum cofactor biosynthesis protein MoaE, whose translation MKRVGIHPKGELTIQPILDFLKTNERSDEVGAVASFFGYVKKFVKDKEVEGLELEAYKEKAEEIFQEIAVDVSKRPGIIDVTIHHVVGELDIGDLIFVVMVAGVSRKHVFPALVEAVERAKMDATIWKKEDFVDGESHWVEYGQEH comes from the coding sequence TTGAAGAGAGTAGGAATTCATCCAAAAGGAGAACTGACAATACAGCCGATACTAGACTTTCTTAAAACTAACGAAAGATCCGATGAGGTTGGTGCTGTAGCTTCTTTTTTTGGATACGTGAAGAAATTTGTGAAAGATAAGGAAGTTGAAGGCTTAGAGCTGGAGGCTTACAAAGAAAAAGCTGAAGAGATCTTTCAAGAGATAGCTGTAGATGTGAGTAAGCGACCAGGTATCATAGATGTTACTATACATCATGTGGTTGGGGAATTGGATATAGGCGATCTGATCTTTGTGGTTATGGTGGCTGGAGTATCAAGGAAGCATGTATTCCCAGCCTTAGTCGAGGCTGTTGAACGGGCGAAGATGGATGCGACTATCTGGAAGAAAGAGGATTTTGTCGACGGTGAATCTCATTGGGTTGAGTATGGTCAAGAGCATTAG
- a CDS encoding lactate utilization protein, producing MQKEKIWLTQLKTSINWFNKNKVERTLEALNENGFNSVYASTKAEALKEILELIPKGKKIGVGGSMSVREIGLVDALNERGEQLDDIWSKKHSPEEDLAIRMRHFSTDVFLTSSNAITEDGKLINMDGLGNRVAAMVFGPKKVIVVAGVNKIVKDVHEGIDRIRNVAAPMNVMRFEGKTPCTQTGNCNLDECKPPDRHCHVISIIEKRPMKTDTTVVIIGEKLGF from the coding sequence ATGCAAAAAGAGAAAATATGGTTAACTCAACTTAAGACCAGCATAAATTGGTTTAATAAAAACAAAGTAGAAAGAACTCTGGAAGCTCTTAATGAAAACGGATTTAACTCGGTCTATGCTTCAACAAAAGCAGAAGCTTTGAAAGAAATTCTAGAACTGATCCCTAAAGGTAAAAAAATTGGTGTTGGGGGATCTATGTCCGTGCGAGAAATAGGGTTAGTTGATGCTTTGAATGAACGAGGAGAACAATTGGATGATATATGGTCAAAAAAACACTCGCCTGAAGAGGATCTTGCAATCAGAATGCGACATTTTAGTACTGATGTATTCTTGACTAGTAGTAATGCAATAACTGAAGATGGAAAACTTATCAATATGGATGGACTTGGCAATAGAGTTGCTGCAATGGTATTCGGCCCAAAAAAAGTCATTGTAGTCGCTGGAGTTAATAAGATCGTTAAAGACGTTCACGAAGGAATCGATCGAATAAGAAATGTGGCAGCTCCTATGAATGTTATGCGATTTGAGGGAAAAACACCATGCACGCAAACTGGAAATTGTAACTTAGATGAGTGTAAGCCACCTGATCGACATTGCCATGTTATCAGCATTATTGAAAAGAGACCTATGAAAACAGATACTACTGTTGTTATAATTGGTGAAAAATTAGGTTTCTAA
- a CDS encoding ester cyclase: protein MSAEDNKTLYRRIVEEVWNSGNLAMVDEFIDTNCIFHAFDKDLKGPEQFRQYAEELLNVFPDIHFTIEYLIAERDRVVSHWTATGTQKGEFIEIPATNKNIKFQGATILHIAGGKVIELWAYWDRLSVMKQLGVAPQPVRER, encoded by the coding sequence GTGTCAGCAGAAGATAACAAAACACTATACCGTCGTATTGTCGAAGAGGTTTGGAATAGTGGTAACCTAGCAATGGTGGATGAGTTCATCGATACAAACTGCATCTTTCACGCTTTCGATAAGGATTTGAAAGGTCCTGAACAATTTAGACAATATGCAGAAGAGTTACTCAATGTCTTCCCGGACATTCATTTCACAATTGAATATTTGATCGCTGAAAGAGATAGGGTCGTTTCTCACTGGACGGCAACTGGCACCCAGAAAGGTGAATTCATAGAAATCCCTGCCACAAATAAGAACATCAAATTTCAAGGCGCGACTATTCTCCATATTGCAGGAGGGAAAGTGATTGAACTCTGGGCTTATTGGGATCGCCTTAGTGTTATGAAACAGCTCGGTGTTGCTCCACAGCCAGTGCGCGAGCGCTAG